Part of the Vitis vinifera cultivar Pinot Noir 40024 chromosome 13, ASM3070453v1 genome is shown below.
ATATTCCTGAAATAACTAGCCTTACCAAACCCTTCTCCTGGGAAATGACCACTGCCCATTTGAGTTGAGGTGTGCTGTCCATCAGCTTCGGAGTTAACAACCTCCCCTCCCCATTCAATCATGGAAGCACTGTCAGATAGGTACGAGAAAAGTAGGGCTGGCCAATACCCCAGCACATAGTCATTTCCAAATTGCATCCACCAATTACCCTCTTTTGGATCCTACAAAATATTAACCCAATATTTCATAATTAGGTACCGATTTCAATAAACAGAAGATATGTTCAGAGGAAAAAGGCATGCATTCATTACATGAATAGATATTACacacataaatataaatatgcagatttttttttaaatttttttattttataaaataagtttgaatagGTATATTTTATTTGGCTGTCCAAAatcttcaatttaaaatttttaaccaGGCACCAATCATGTTCATTGCCTTTTACCTTCCACACAAGTATGCTGATATCATATTGGGAACCGTGATAACGGGAAACAGGGAAGATGCTCGCACCCATTGCTATTTCATTGTTGATTTGAACAAAGCCTGAGCAGAGGAGGTTATAACAACCCGTCGCTTGATATGCATCACTCTGTCCTTTGTGTGGGAGAAAGAGATCctcagaaaataaataaaaataaaaagccactaaaaaagatagaaaatatgGAAGCTCACCGTCCAGTATGTGAAGAGTCTACTGTTGTTATCTCCATATAGATCTGGGCTGACCTGTTTTTGAATCagaagagagggaaaaaaatgaaatgacaaaACAAAAGATTGCAGGTATTGTGTTTGCTTAAGAGTTTCTACCAAAATACTTTATTTtgagaggaaaaaataaatttcaggaCACTGTtgttaaaactaaaaaacaatgCTAGAGGTATAAGAGTGCCTAAAACCACAGTAACACCCATTCCTCAAAAACTGGACTCTGAGCCTTTCTTtcacaccctttttttttttggtccataTTTCCCTGAAATTACTTCAGCCCATCAATCGTACCTGTTCCACTTCAACATTACAAAAAAGTACTATAACATCACTTATATGATTTCAAAAGTGTGCtagtttgaagtaatatatgcAGATATTCATGGAGATCATCATTAGAAAATGAggatgatgacatgaaaaattGAAGATTGGGATGATTCAAAATCACTTCAACTTTCACAAAgtggaatagaaaaaaaaaaaaaaaaagtgttctaagaaataggaaaaatgAGAGTTGGCCTGTTCAAATTATAACACTGTTTTACAGCACTGCTTATTTTGGAAAGAGAAAAGCCAGTGccttagaaaaaaaatctgCGTTTACCCAAAAAACGGTTTGTTTTTAGTTCtttgtttgaaaaaatgaaaagcaataatttaagttaaaagagcatttccaaatgcataattgtagttgttaaaaaaaataatgagcgTGGTTGGAATTTTTCcctcaaaatgaaagaaattggTAGAAagctcaaaaattaattttgggcagggataattcaaaatttcctttgtAAGattagatgaaaataaaaatagaaatagaaaaagtaCCTGCCAACCAACTTCAATGCTGTTGAGATCTTCACCAAAAGAACCTCCTAAGATCCACATCTGAGAAAGGCTGAATTCATTGGGCTGCTGGATTTTGGGTTCCCAAACGTTTACGGTTGCCTTTGCTCCATAATACTTATCTCCTTCCACATAAACTATTGCATGCTGAAAAATCCACAAGAATTCAgaaaaagaacaacaaaatcatCAAGAccaagaaactaaaagaaaaggatTCTTACTTAGAGGAAGTAATTTGGATCTGCATGTTACCTGATGGCCACTTTGACTGATGAGGTCAGGATCTGCAGACCTTGGTTGAGGAAAGGTTCTGTGTTTCTTCTTTCCAAATCTGCTGATGGAGTTGGCTCTTAGAACATCTTCTCTCTTTGTTCTTCTGATGGGAACAGTTCCTTTTGGGCACCTTCCGTTCAGCTGCCACAGCTGAGTAACAGGCTTTGATCTTTTATGGGACTTGGACGGCGCCTTCATCTCAGTAAAAAGCCCTTCTGGGTGAAAACTTGGTTTCATCTATAACAACAAAATTTGGCAAGAAGAAGTTAAATTACAAACCACCCAAGCATTGAAATTGAAACCACAGAGAACCTGAGTAGAGACCTGAATTGTATGATTCTTCAGCATGGGATGATCAAAAGCTGGTTGGTGGGTTACTCGGACACAGTCGATTATATCTCCATCTCGGCTCTGTTTTTAGTAATGACAAGCCATCGTTGCATACAATTACTCAGTTATTGTCACCAGAGTTTACATTGTGGACTAAAACCAAAACCGATACCCATAATAATATATACTGATTCAATAACACGAGCTGGCTTAGGATATATAAGAATCATTATTagaggaaaagggaaaaaggggaaaaaggagaaaaagtgaaagaaagggaaaaagaagCGAACCTTAATGGTTTTAACAGCACGCTTGTTCAGACGCTTCAAGTGCTTCTTTATCTCCAGCTTCCGACCACCGGCAGATGATGGGGGTATCAAGAAAACCAAGAGGCAGAATAACATTACCACCACCCTCACCCTGGCTGCCATATCCAACCAATAGCAGCAACAACAGCACAGCAAACACAGGTGTAATGTAATAGGTCACAGTCTGCTTGATTATCGTCTGCTCTTCTCGCGAACAACTGCCTGACAGAGAAGGGTCGCAACTACGAAGGGaatagaagggaaaaaaaagatgaGGTAGTTGGTGGGTAATGCGTCCACTATTATTTGTTGTTTTGGCACTACCGCTGCTTCTGTGGCTGGAGTCCACACAGCCTTTTCTATTCTACTTTCCTTTcatcaaaaacattttaatattaCTTACAGTTGTTAATCTCAGTCACCcccaatttcatttttgaaatccAAAATCTTCTTCCAGAATATATCATCTTTTACCATTCTTGTACATCTTGTTTATGGGGTTGATGCAGAAAACTATTGATTTCTGAATAAActgtaaatttaaattttaaaagagtaATAAGTAATTATAacttttaaatcatattatattttataattctcTAAGCACTAATATATAGCTGGCCATATATTCAAATATCTTCAGTAGCCCCACTGTGCATGCACGGGTGAAGGTGAGAATCTTATCCATCCACGGGAGAATCCTTCGCCACCAAATGCATGCCACATTTGTGTTTCCTTACGGTCTGAGTCCCATGCAAGAGTTTGAAAAAGGCGAATTTACATGTTTCTTAAGTTCAATAAAATTACAGAAATTCCTGCTCCTTCCCATTGAAAGGAACTCCTCTCATGACATTGAGGGAACCTGCTTATTATTGGATAAATGTAAGATTCAATGATAGAATTTATAATTatagtctatatatatatatatatatattatttccaACAACTCATCTTTACAAACTACATGCGCTTGAATAGCTCCTTGATCCCTTGCTCAAAACTTGGAGATTTCACTGAACGTACATATATCCTTGTATAcaccaaaataaattaatttctaactAGACATGTCTCTAAATCATTTTCAATCAATGTTTTGGCTTTTGGCAGCCACATAACACGTAGCACACTGGAGatatttcttattaattaaTGCCTCTTTGTAGTTAATATATTTGGTATCTGCTGGCAAATGTGACGGCCGGCTATTTAGTGACCTGCCTTGGCAAGCTTCTaaatatattcttttgtttttgagcAGGGTTATATACTAGTATCTCTTAGCAGATATTGTTAATTTCAATGTGTTATAATGTTCTGAATTATGAGTtaagaccctttttttttttttgaaaaaggcATTCGCCTTTCTGAGTTTTTCATGGTGGGTCTGCTGGTTATTCAGGTCCTCCCTGTAAGTAACAAAGGCATTTAATGGTAGTTGTCATTGAGCTATTGGGTGAAGACAAAGCCCGATGTGAGAGGCAATGGCCCTCTCTCCCTGTAACATCATAACAGATCCTATGGTTATTGGCACTTCATGTCCAGTGCATAGAGGAGATTGGGTTGACCCACATTTGTACAATCAAACGAGTGGTGAAAAAACAGGCTTTCGTAGCAATCACTAGGGGCCAAATTATGGTGGGGGCTAGGTTGTATGGAGGGTAAAATGGCAACAGCAATGGCAATGAGGGACCAATATTGAACCAAATgcaagaaaaacaaaggaaCATTAATTTAAGCGCAGGTAAATCTGAATATGGATTTTGAATTGGCCATTTAGAACAATTAACatagagaaaaaggagaaaaggagaaaaagtagGTCTATACATTTCTGAGTGGTGGtagccttttttattttctccagTATCCAGGGACCATGTCTATGTACTGTATTGCGTGCCAACCCATCAATGTACCAAAAGAAACTTGCGGGACTAATCAGGATCACTGGAAAGTAACTCGTCACTCACTAAAGGTGCCCACTATCATCAAATGGTCTTCACTAAAATAATTGGAGACCGATGGCTGTGCTAACACCAATCATTGATTTATCGGATTTCAAAAGGCAAAACAGCAATTGGTGAGACGGGTAAGTATGCAACTTCTGAAACATAATAATACCTAGGGTTTGAAATATGAGTAAGTTTGGTATGGCCATTGATAAACTTAGGAGTACGTGTTCCTATCATTTCTTGTTGAATTTGCCCCTACAGCCGTGAATGAACTTGAGCCTGGATTCATCCAAGTGGCCATAAATTTCGAACAGGGAATGGATTTATGTGcttttgtttaaaatgaaattattacaCTTTACCCTTTAATCTATACTACGTTTTTCACAATGTCTCATCACATTTAAAATCGAACAATGTATTTTTCATACTTCATAAATACATGCAATGTACATTTGTTGTATAATGGTATTAGTTGTAATAAATGGAAGACACTTGTGTTGAACACGTGACGTGTTTAAGTAAGGGCAAAAtcactatttcatttttaaaacccCCAAAACCCCAACCCAACCCTTTTCCTTCGATTGTTGTCTGGAATTTTCATAAGGTTtaaggtttccataactttttctAGAGAATTGAGAGTCATAGTCTTTATCATCTTTTCCATCCCCATCGGAAGTGTATCAAGATCAAAGTTCGAGTCATCAAAGGTGGAAGACTTCGGGTTTTAGAGACTTCATACAActtcattcttcattttcatcacATGGAATCAATTCGGGAATATTCGAATATTAGGTATGGTTTTTGCTagcatattttaaattcatataaaatttaaaaatgcaatttttttttactatgcataggatttagaaaagccTAGGATATGTATGTTCCTAATCTAATCCAACCTTAGGAAACAATGAGATATGAGATTTTTCCATTACTCACACTTTTAGGTTTATCAAATCGATTTTCAACCAAGTCTCCCAAGACATCTTGAGACAAAAATAAGGTTTCCATTTTcacacattaaaaataataactttcACCTTTGAATAACATAATAGAAGAAAGTTGAGAGCTTACACTTGTGTTACTCGTGCCAGCCTTTTTTAATATAACTCTTTGAAATTCTTCAtaatcaaagtttttttttttttttactcttccTTCACAAAAAACAATCGACTTGAGTTCTTTAATCATTTGCTCTATTGCCAATTTGTTTCAACAAAGATAACTCAAGAGATATagtggaaatatttttaaaattggaaaagtgACATCCcttcatctttttttaaaagattaaccCATTTCAGACATTTTTTGCCCTTCTTTATTTTAACAACAATGTCATTACCCCTAATTCCTAATTCATTTCCCTCATTTTGATACCTAACTCTCTTTTTCTTATTCAATTCACGCTTCCTTAAGGGATAACTatttactctctctctctctctctctcattttccaATTGTACAGTAGTTTTTTGTCGAGGTTTTTGCCATTGTTTTTTTGTGGGGGATTTTCGCATTTATTTTTAGTTGGtattttttgcatttatttttgttagagtttttagttgtttttattaggattttttgtttgtttatatatattttttatagttattttttgttgaagattttttttattagagatttttgtttttattttttgtttggatttttttttttttttttttttggggggcgGGGGGAAGGATTtggattggatttttttttttgtgcttgttttttattaggattttttgcaattgaattttattgagtttcaaatttttattggagatttttgtttttgtttttttattgggaTTTTGATTAGAGTTTTTTCTGATTGTTTTTtatcaaggttttttttttttttttttttttttgtgtagttGGGCTTGATTaggtttgaaaatgaaataaaataaaagaacattCTAATTGAgattcataaataaaatgaaaacttaactttatttaatgttttttttttctaaatgaaacTGAACCACAATATAATTCAGATTATTATGATCAAGTTCTTTGATGAAaggaaaaacttattttttgttaagtTCTTTATAAATGAAACTTCTCTATAGAATAATTTAGATTAATTATCATTATGATCGAGAACTTAACTTGATTTCagttttttgtaaattaaactTAACTCCCATATAGTTTAGAATGTCGTCAATgagaaattcatattttaaataaaatgaattgaaaaagtaaatatattataaagaaATGGTGAAATGAGTGAAAAATAAAGTGGAAAGTTGATGTTTTTGAAGGCAAACAAAGTAGAAAGGGGTAAAAGAGTCCAAAGAGGGTCatttatcaacaaaattaaaaagagaggTTATCGTtacaatttcatatttattttgggtcatgcatccaaatcaagctaAAGAAAACAAGCCTaaaacatcttcttcttcaaaaactcataaaaattcAACATTTAGAACTCTTAAACCCTAAACTAAGAGTGTTTATATAGTATGGGAAAAACCTTAACATTTGACACTCTCTTATTAGTCACTTTGATCAAAATTACATCATAAATGTTGATGAAAGGTCAACTGAGGATGGATTCCTCTTTTAGATGTGGCAGTGAAAGCTCTTACTTCGGTATCGGAATTTGGGCTTTCTGCTTCCTTGTACAAAGATGTCCGAACACACCCTCCGAAGCCTAAGTCATACTTTAGGGATGAAATAGAAAccccaagagagagagagagtcagaGAGCTCACAGTGTCCCCATTCTGTTCTATTACAATAGGGTTTTTTTATAGTGTTCAAAGGTAGAGAAGGGTTCAGTAGTGTTGAGCTAACCCTTGTAGTGATGATTGCGTAATAGTGACAAAACAATCATCACATCTGCAGGGCGGCTGGGGGCTGTGTCAGACGACGCGTCATGACATAGCTTGCTGTCCTTTCAATCTTGCTGATGGCCTAAGACTTGACGTGCCTGTCTATTGAAGTAGACGTGAGGATGAGAAGAATCCCATTAATCAATCTGGTGTCAACTAGCCAAGACCTCGCATATCAGAAAAAATTTGAGGCTATGTGGGCCGCTTAATGGCGCAAATGGTCCAAACAAGATGTCTCCGGATGCCTTGAAGGTTGTTCGAGTAGTGGTGAGAGAAGTGACATGTGGCCTAGCTAGGACGATGCCACGTGGTCAAACGCATGGAAGTACTCAAGGGTGGACACGTGGGATAAGGCCCTCACAATGCCCTTTTCAGCTCGTGCACTTGTGTTTAGGTAGAGGTGGATAGGTTGAAATTGTCCCTTGGAGTCCCCCAGTGTGAGTGAGACACGTGTCAATTGTTTACAGGAGAGACACTTCCACCGAGGCGTTTTGTCAGGCGGTATGTCGCTTCGGGGTGTGTTTTCTGACGATTGTCTTTTAGGATCCCTAGGGTTTAGGTCCCCTATGTGATTGTCACATACACCTTCATGTAGTTCTACCAATACATACTATGCTTCCGCGTTGTTTAAGCACCTGAGGTACGAACCTCCAAAGGATCGCTTGTAGAGGCTGTCCCTGATCAGAGTGAAGCGAGCAGCTTGCACCTGGATCTTATGTGCTCGTTTGCTTTCTTCAAGCAAATCCTCTGTCTAGAGGTAGGTTTCGATCTCGTGCATCTAACCAACGCTTGTTTCACTGATGTTGCATACATGTGCGACTACAATTGATGAAGTAGTTTGGAGGTGGACGGACAGTAATACTACTTCCTTTATAGGGAGTGTAACAGTTATTCCAGCCAAGGCGTCGACTTGTACATCTTCTATGCGGAGGATTCTTTTGATGGCCTGCTTGCTTAATTTATCCAAGGTATTTCATACCTTAGAAAGGTGCTGAGCCATGTGTTCGTCCTTGGCTTCGTACTCCCCTTGAATCTGCCCAACAACTAGTTGAGAGTCACTGCATATTTTGAGCTTAGATGCTGACAAAGCAAGAGCAAGACCCAATCTGGATAGGATAACCTCATACTCGGCTTCGTTATTAGAGGCTGGGAACCTGAGCCTGATAGCCTGTTCCAACTGTTCTCCAATTAGTGATTGTAAGAGGAGGCCCACTCCGGACCCCGAGACTCGGGATGCTCCGTCAACGTGGAGAATCCACCATCCCTTTTCAATAGGTCATATGAGTTGAGACGGCTTCTGAGGGATCTCAGCTATGAAATCAACCATGACTTGCTTCTTCATGGCCAACTTAGGTTGATATTTGATTCTGTACTCACTCGGTTCTGTGGCCCACTTCAATATTCTTCCAGACAGGTCAGGTTTATGCAAAATACTTCTGAGTGGTTGATTAGTGAGCATGGTTACCTGATGGGCTTCAAAGTAAGGGCAGAGCTTCTGCACAACACTCTTTAAGGCTAAAGTCGTCTATTCCATCTTGGAGTATTGTATTTCCGTGTCAACCATGaccttgcttgcatagtagatggGTCTATGTTCTTTATCTTTCTCGTTAAGAAATAGTACAACACTGACAACACAATCAGATATTGCTAGATACATGTACAGTTCTTCGCCAGGCTGAGGATTACTCAGAATGGGTGGCTGCATAAGATAACCTTTAATCTCTTTAAATGCTTGCTCGCAGTCACTTGTCCATTCGATCATGCTGGCCCCTTTTAGTGCAAGGAAAAAATGCCTTAGCTTGTCTATGAAACGAGCTATAAAGCATCCAAACACAACTAGACGGTTTGTGAGGCGCTGCCGTTCTTTTTTGGAACTTAGGGAGAATGTCTCCATAACGACTTTGATTTGGTCTAGATTGAATTTTATTCCCTTTTGTGTAACCATGAATCCCATGAACTTGCCTGCGCTGACTCCAAAGACG
Proteins encoded:
- the LOC100247715 gene encoding protein neprosin, with the translated sequence MAARVRVVVMLFCLLVFLIPPSSAGGRKLEIKKHLKRLNKRAVKTIKSRDGDIIDCVRVTHQPAFDHPMLKNHTIQMKPSFHPEGLFTEMKAPSKSHKRSKPVTQLWQLNGRCPKGTVPIRRTKREDVLRANSISRFGKKKHRTFPQPRSADPDLISQSGHQHAIVYVEGDKYYGAKATVNVWEPKIQQPNEFSLSQMWILGGSFGEDLNSIEVGWQVSPDLYGDNNSRLFTYWTSDAYQATGCYNLLCSGFVQINNEIAMGASIFPVSRYHGSQYDISILVWKDPKEGNWWMQFGNDYVLGYWPALLFSYLSDSASMIEWGGEVVNSEADGQHTSTQMGSGHFPGEGFGKASYFRNIQIVDGSNSLRPPKDIGTFTEQSSCYDVQHGNHGEWGSYLYYGGPGRNPNCP